The Psychrobacter sp. AH5 genome includes the window ATAAACTACTAACTGATGTCTAGTAAAAGGTAAGATTTCTGATTTACCTTTTAAATAACTCAAGCCCTCAATTTTTTTATTATTTATATCTTGAGACTTCATCGCTTTATAATTTAAAATTTTTTCATCTCTATAGAACTGGATAACCGTAGATACACTCACATTACTTAATTCATCTTCAAGCTTACTCTTGTCTGTACGTGTTTTAGCATTACGTACTTTCTTAACTAAGTGTTCTTTATAATCAGACATTAACTTTCTAAAAAATAAGAGTGCTCCAGCATCTCCTACCAAGTCCAATAGATCATCTTTTTCAATATCTATCTGGAATTTTACAATAACATAACTGCCTAATCTTGGCTTAATTTGACCCCAGATATGAGCATGATGATCGACATCAGTCCAAAAATAATACCCCTTACCTAACCACTCCGGATTGCCAGAATTGCTCTTAAAAGGAACTTTACTCAATATTTCGTCTTTAGTTCCACGATTATCACAAGTATGAAAGCAAGTAATTGAGACAGTCATACCTATTTCCAGCGTCATGAAAAAGAATATTTCGAATCAGAAGATCAATGAAGTTATTCAACCAAACAGTTGGTCAATATAAAGAAGTATATGTTTATTTACTATGAATATGGGTAGGAATTATGGATGATACAGTTACAGCATATAACTGTCATTAATAGATTTAGCTTGTCCTAAACCTGATATACAGTCGGAAATTTTTTTAATATTCTAAGTTCTAGCTAGAACTTAGAATCACTTTATGTGCTGTTAGTATAGTTTAAAGCACTCACTATAACAAACCTATTAAGTTTAAATAGATCTAAGATAGACTAAAAAGACCTAAAAGCAACTCAAGTTACCATGGTAAATTGCGCTTTATATACACCCTAGAGATAGTATCGCTATTAAATTACTTAGCCTATTAACTAATGATCGAAGGTACAAGTCTTAGTCAGGCTATCAAAACCCTGGTCTAAAACTCGGCCTATAAGTTTCTGCTGGAGAGGGTTTAGCTGCTTCCAGCTCCTGTTTAACCGTTTTATCTGCTGCCAACGCCTCAGGTGTGGTTGAACTATTATACCTTTCCTGATGATAAGCCTCTTTTATTTCTATCCCAGTGGCTAAGTGCTGCTCATCTAACTGCTGGCGCTTGTCTCTGCTAAATGGATGGTCGTACGCAGAATGATCTTCTTCTTTCGCATCTGGTTCAAATTGATAACCATCAAACTCTTTTTCAAACATACCGCCTTTGAGTCTAACGCCCATTGGCTTGCCATTCTTATCAGTTAGCTTATCGCTTGTCACCGATAACGTCTTCTCGCTATTACCTCGATTAATCTTTAAGCCCCAATGCTCCAGCTGACATATCACCCTTCGACGATTCATAGTGATACCATTTTGCCAATCCAGTAACAGACGACGTTTAATCGCTTCCTCCAATAGCTTACGGTTAGGAGGATTGGCGATAGTCTCCTCGTCCTTATCAGCATCCTTTTTCGTATACGCCTTTACATCAAAAGGCGTAGGGCGTGGGGCATTACTGCTGTAT containing:
- a CDS encoding relaxase/mobilization nuclease domain-containing protein; protein product: MIVKFSKHGKGKASGVLDYLLKEKGSKGTLVPRSYAKVLYGDPVLTEHLINTTSHKNKYKSGYLSFSERADEISESDKKRIMQEFEAVIFCGLESDQYDILWVEHADKDIDDAHPVGRLELNFVIPCQELRSGKSFQPYYEPADQKRVNAWKNIINSEIKTIKGEPLSDPNDPKCKRLVNPYSSNAPRPTPFDVKAYTKKDADKDEETIANPPNRKLLEEAIKRRLLLDWQNGITMNRRRVICQLEHWGLKINRGNSEKTLSVTSDKLTDKNGKPMGVRLKGGMFEKEFDGYQFEPDAKEEDHSAYDHPFSRDKRQQLDEQHLATGIEIKEAYHQERYNSSTTPEALAADKTVKQELEAAKPSPAETYRPSFRPGF